A genomic window from Streptomyces brevispora includes:
- a CDS encoding sigma-70 family RNA polymerase sigma factor: MTLLDLSSALPLPAPAAVVRALYPLVSAEAGAEAAAVATGAAVDPADLEQAVWLRLLERLPEHGPPKDAARWVRDTVRGEARRARRTARHERPYRDETAPDPAGCPERAFAGADERRVLRAAVDRLPARCARLLTAMLAPSDPTYREIAGELGMSQGSLGPIRSRCLGCLRRMLAAEVVAPELRGKER, encoded by the coding sequence ATGACGCTTCTCGATCTTTCCTCGGCACTGCCCCTGCCGGCCCCCGCGGCCGTCGTCCGGGCCCTGTATCCGCTGGTCAGCGCCGAGGCCGGGGCCGAGGCGGCTGCCGTGGCCACCGGCGCCGCCGTCGACCCCGCCGATCTCGAACAGGCCGTCTGGCTACGTCTGCTGGAGCGGCTGCCGGAGCACGGACCGCCGAAGGACGCCGCCCGCTGGGTGCGCGACACCGTACGGGGCGAGGCCCGCCGGGCCCGCCGCACCGCCCGGCACGAACGGCCCTACCGCGACGAGACCGCCCCCGATCCGGCCGGCTGCCCGGAGCGGGCGTTCGCCGGCGCCGACGAACGCCGGGTGCTGCGCGCGGCGGTGGACCGGCTGCCCGCCCGCTGCGCACGCCTGCTGACCGCGATGCTCGCGCCGAGCGATCCCACCTACCGGGAGATCGCAGGGGAGTTGGGTATGTCACAGGGGAGTTTGGGTCCGATCCGTTCCCGATGCCTTGGATGTCTGCGCAGAAT
- a CDS encoding glycerophosphodiester phosphodiesterase: MTERTQATPGRRTVMGVGAAVLGTAAIGLSGTARAAGNTEERSGGQGGGPGHRLDLPVPTVIGHRGTSGYRPEHTLGSYQLALDMGAHIIEQDLVPTRDGHLVCRHENDITATTDVSAHPEFASRRTTKTVDGVPLTGWFTEDFTLAELKTLRATERIPGNRQRNTLYDGRWEIPTFEEVLRWADREGRRRGKPVWLYVETKHPTYFRGLGLGLEERLVTLLRRYDRHRAQSPLILQSFEPSSIQRLSKLVATPRVVLLSGAGTRPWDFTATGDTRTTDDLVKPAGLKWMASFAQGIGPTLDLIIPKDGSGRLTAPTTLVRDAHAQGLILHPYTMRNENTFLPADFRRGSDPNAYGDAFGAFAAYFATGIDGIFSDNADTALLAAADFTGR, from the coding sequence ATGACAGAGCGCACGCAGGCCACTCCCGGACGACGGACCGTCATGGGCGTGGGAGCCGCGGTACTCGGTACCGCGGCCATCGGCCTCTCCGGGACGGCACGGGCCGCCGGGAACACCGAGGAACGGTCCGGTGGCCAAGGCGGCGGCCCCGGCCACCGCCTCGACCTGCCGGTGCCGACCGTCATCGGACACCGGGGCACCAGCGGTTACCGCCCCGAGCACACCCTCGGCTCGTACCAGCTGGCCCTCGACATGGGCGCGCACATCATCGAGCAGGACCTGGTGCCGACCAGGGACGGCCACCTCGTCTGCCGTCACGAGAACGACATCACCGCCACCACCGATGTCTCCGCCCACCCCGAATTCGCAAGCCGCAGGACCACGAAGACGGTTGACGGCGTCCCCCTCACCGGCTGGTTCACCGAGGACTTCACCCTCGCCGAACTGAAGACGCTGCGCGCCACCGAGCGCATCCCGGGCAACCGCCAGAGGAACACGCTCTACGACGGCCGCTGGGAGATCCCCACCTTCGAGGAAGTCCTGCGCTGGGCCGACCGGGAGGGCCGCAGGCGCGGAAAGCCCGTCTGGCTGTACGTCGAGACCAAGCACCCCACCTACTTCCGCGGCCTCGGCCTCGGCCTGGAGGAGCGGCTCGTCACACTGCTGCGCCGCTACGACCGCCACCGCGCCCAGTCGCCGCTCATCCTCCAGTCCTTCGAACCCAGCAGCATCCAGCGGCTGTCGAAGCTCGTCGCCACCCCGCGCGTCGTCCTGCTCTCCGGCGCCGGCACCCGGCCCTGGGACTTCACGGCGACCGGAGACACCCGCACCACCGACGATCTGGTGAAGCCCGCGGGCCTGAAGTGGATGGCCTCCTTCGCCCAGGGCATCGGCCCCACCCTGGACCTGATCATCCCCAAGGACGGCTCCGGCAGGCTCACCGCGCCCACCACCCTGGTGCGCGACGCGCACGCCCAGGGGCTGATCCTGCACCCGTACACGATGCGCAACGAGAACACCTTCCTGCCCGCCGACTTCCGGCGCGGCAGCGACCCCAACGCGTACGGCGACGCGTTCGGCGCCTTCGCCGCGTACTTCGCGACGGGCATCGACGGGATCTTCTCCGACAACGCGGACACGGCGCTGCTCGCGGCGGCGGACTTCACGGGCAGGTAG
- a CDS encoding lysophospholipid acyltransferase family protein codes for MSRLALIKAVLGPILRLMFRPRMEGIENIPGSGPVILAGNHLTFIDSMIMPICCDRPVFFIGKDEYVTGKGLKGRLMAWFFTGVGMIPVDRDGGRGGVAALMTGRRVLEQGKAFAIYPEGTRSPDGRLYRGRTGIARLTLMTGAPVVPFAMIGTDKLQPGGSGVPRPGKVTVRFGEPMEFSRYEGMDRDRYVLRAVTDSVMAEVMRLSGQEYVDMYATKAKAA; via the coding sequence TTGTCCCGACTCGCACTCATCAAGGCAGTGCTCGGACCGATCCTGCGCCTGATGTTCCGGCCGCGGATGGAGGGCATCGAGAACATTCCGGGATCCGGGCCGGTGATCCTCGCGGGAAACCACCTCACGTTCATCGACTCGATGATCATGCCGATCTGCTGCGACCGTCCGGTGTTCTTCATCGGCAAGGACGAGTACGTCACGGGCAAGGGCCTCAAGGGCCGTCTGATGGCCTGGTTCTTCACGGGTGTCGGCATGATCCCGGTGGACCGGGACGGCGGCCGCGGTGGTGTCGCGGCGCTGATGACGGGCCGCCGGGTGCTGGAGCAGGGCAAGGCCTTCGCGATCTACCCGGAGGGCACCCGCTCCCCCGACGGCCGCCTCTACCGGGGCCGTACGGGCATCGCGCGGCTGACCCTGATGACCGGTGCGCCGGTCGTGCCGTTCGCGATGATCGGCACGGACAAGCTCCAGCCGGGCGGCTCGGGTGTGCCCCGGCCGGGGAAGGTCACGGTCCGCTTCGGTGAGCCGATGGAGTTCTCGCGCTACGAGGGCATGGACCGCGACCGCTATGTGCTGCGGGCGGTGACGGACTCCGTGATGGCCGAGGTGATGCGGCTGTCCGGTCAGGAGTATGTCGACATGTATGCGACGAAAGCCAAGGCCGCTTGA
- a CDS encoding SAM-dependent methyltransferase translates to MPSFEITPIGTVRNDRTDVQHTDNWGAVRSTITVDERFGEMCLQGLEGFSHVEVLFVFDRFPEHDDHREPRPYRGRSDLPPVGVFAGRGPRRPNRIGVTCCAIESVHGRELTVVGLDAVSGTPVIDLKPTMAEFRPVDIKQPEWVGDVMSDYFRP, encoded by the coding sequence ATGCCGAGCTTCGAGATCACACCGATAGGCACGGTCCGCAACGACCGGACCGACGTCCAGCACACGGACAACTGGGGTGCCGTCCGCAGCACGATCACCGTCGACGAGCGTTTCGGCGAGATGTGCCTGCAGGGCCTGGAGGGCTTCTCCCACGTGGAGGTTCTCTTCGTCTTCGACCGGTTCCCGGAACACGACGACCACCGCGAGCCCCGCCCCTACCGCGGCCGCTCCGACCTCCCGCCCGTCGGCGTCTTCGCCGGCCGTGGCCCCCGCAGGCCGAACCGCATCGGGGTGACGTGCTGCGCCATCGAGTCCGTCCACGGACGCGAACTCACGGTGGTGGGCCTCGACGCGGTCTCGGGCACCCCGGTCATTGACCTGAAGCCGACGATGGCGGAGTTCCGCCCGGTGGACATCAAGCAGCCCGAATGGGTCGGCGACGTGATGTCGGATTACTTCCGGCCGTGA
- a CDS encoding MFS transporter — protein MSSVEQHPEPPTELRRPGRWVALAVLVLAVLLVAVDATVLGLATPFLSEDLEPTGTQLLWIGDVYSFVIAGLLVSMGSLGDRIGRKKLLLCGATAFGAVSVLNAYASSPEMMILARALLGVAGATLMPSTLALIRNLFHDARERSLAIGIWGAMASAGAAVGPVVGGFLLEHFWWGSVFLINLPVMAVLVVVGIKLIPESKNPAPGPWDMVSVGLSLVGMIGVVYAIKELAANGGSWPVALAGVGGVGALVWFVRRQFRLPAPLLDMRLFHHRGFSGAVLADLLTILGLSGLVFFLSQFLQLVQGRGPLEAGLAELPAAIGAVTAGLLAGAAARRFSVWSVVTGGLAAIGLALAAVAAIHKDTAYPLIGALLLVVGVGAGLAFTVTSDVILSSVPKEHAGSASAVSETAYELGAALGIALLGSIVTGVYQDFATPPGVPAPTSSAAHESLGGAVEAAKTLTEQQGTALVSAAQDAFLEGLRLAAGVGAAVLLATAVAAWFLLRGQELEEGIVHA, from the coding sequence ATGAGCAGCGTGGAACAGCACCCGGAGCCTCCGACCGAGTTGCGCCGGCCCGGGCGGTGGGTCGCGCTGGCCGTGCTCGTACTCGCGGTGCTGCTGGTCGCCGTCGACGCGACCGTGCTCGGCCTGGCGACCCCGTTCCTCAGCGAGGACCTGGAGCCCACCGGCACCCAGCTGCTCTGGATCGGTGACGTCTACTCCTTCGTCATCGCCGGACTCCTCGTCTCCATGGGCAGCCTCGGTGACCGCATCGGCCGCAAGAAGCTGCTGCTCTGCGGAGCCACCGCCTTCGGTGCGGTCTCGGTGCTCAACGCCTACGCGTCGTCGCCGGAGATGATGATCCTGGCGCGCGCCCTGCTCGGTGTCGCGGGCGCCACTCTGATGCCGTCCACGCTCGCCCTGATCCGCAACCTCTTCCACGACGCGCGCGAGCGGAGCCTCGCCATCGGCATCTGGGGGGCGATGGCCTCGGCCGGTGCGGCGGTCGGCCCCGTCGTCGGCGGATTCCTCCTGGAGCACTTCTGGTGGGGCTCGGTCTTCCTGATCAACCTGCCGGTCATGGCCGTGCTCGTCGTGGTCGGCATCAAGCTGATCCCCGAGTCGAAGAACCCCGCGCCCGGACCGTGGGACATGGTCAGCGTGGGGCTCTCGCTCGTCGGCATGATCGGAGTCGTGTACGCCATCAAGGAGCTGGCGGCAAACGGCGGCAGCTGGCCGGTCGCCCTCGCGGGCGTCGGGGGAGTGGGCGCGCTCGTCTGGTTCGTACGCAGGCAGTTCCGGCTCCCCGCGCCGCTGCTGGACATGCGGCTCTTCCACCACCGGGGTTTCTCCGGCGCCGTGCTCGCCGATCTGCTGACCATCCTCGGCCTGTCCGGCCTGGTCTTCTTCCTCTCCCAGTTCCTGCAACTGGTCCAGGGACGCGGACCGCTGGAGGCGGGACTCGCCGAACTGCCCGCGGCCATCGGAGCGGTCACCGCGGGTCTGCTGGCCGGAGCCGCCGCCCGCCGCTTCTCGGTATGGTCCGTGGTGACCGGGGGCCTCGCGGCGATCGGCCTGGCGCTGGCCGCGGTCGCCGCGATCCACAAGGACACCGCCTATCCACTGATCGGCGCGCTCCTCCTGGTCGTGGGCGTGGGCGCGGGTCTCGCCTTCACGGTGACCTCCGACGTGATCCTCTCCAGCGTCCCGAAGGAGCACGCGGGCTCCGCGTCCGCGGTCTCCGAGACGGCGTACGAGCTCGGTGCCGCCCTCGGCATCGCCCTGCTCGGCTCCATCGTCACCGGGGTCTACCAGGACTTCGCCACCCCGCCGGGGGTCCCGGCTCCCACCTCGTCGGCCGCCCACGAATCACTGGGCGGCGCCGTCGAAGCGGCCAAGACGCTCACGGAGCAACAGGGGACCGCCCTGGTCTCCGCGGCGCAGGACGCGTTCCTCGAGGGGCTGCGGCTCGCCGCGGGCGTCGGCGCGGCCGTCCTGCTGGCGACCGCGGTCGCTGCCTGGTTCCTGCTGCGCGGCCAGGAACTGGAGGAAGGCATCGTGCACGCATGA
- a CDS encoding TetR/AcrR family transcriptional regulator — MTLDREQVLRSAAALLTRKSTATMDEVAKAAGIGRATLHRHFAGRDALVRALENLGIQEFEAALDVAELDQGTSQEALRRFVAAVEPSAGLLAFLVSENQLFEGDDLNDGWDRLDARVAAFFRRGQERGEFRIDLPPAWLTEALYGLIGSGAWAVQVGRVAAQDFQYMIVELLLGGARRSVEQ, encoded by the coding sequence ATGACTCTCGATCGTGAGCAGGTGCTGCGCAGCGCCGCCGCCCTGCTGACCCGTAAATCGACCGCCACCATGGACGAGGTCGCCAAGGCCGCGGGCATCGGCCGCGCCACCCTGCACCGGCACTTCGCCGGGCGGGACGCCCTGGTCCGGGCGCTGGAGAACCTGGGAATCCAGGAGTTCGAAGCGGCGCTCGACGTCGCCGAGCTCGATCAGGGCACCTCGCAGGAGGCGTTGCGCCGCTTCGTCGCCGCCGTCGAACCGAGCGCCGGGCTTCTCGCCTTCCTCGTGTCCGAGAACCAACTCTTCGAGGGCGACGACCTGAACGACGGCTGGGACCGGCTGGACGCCCGGGTCGCCGCCTTCTTCCGGCGCGGCCAGGAGCGCGGCGAATTCCGCATCGACCTGCCCCCGGCCTGGCTGACCGAGGCCCTCTACGGGCTCATCGGCTCCGGCGCGTGGGCCGTCCAGGTGGGCCGGGTGGCCGCACAGGACTTCCAGTACATGATCGTCGAGTTGCTGCTCGGCGGCGCACGCCGGAGCGTGGAGCAATGA
- the helR gene encoding RNA polymerase recycling motor ATPase HelR has protein sequence MNPLTTSAFDLPDRLSAKADPTLIAGDEQHFAAIAKCLDESIAELTARLDAERRTPGGAGRQAMDRDVEIHRLTARLRALRRFGLDLCLGHMVAADDPEPLYIGRLGLTDSSGRRLLIDWRSPAAEPFFGATHANPMGLASRRRYRWTRGRISDYWDEVFTSEGFVGHAALDDQSAFIASLGSNRSARMRDVLGTIQADQDAIIRAGSRGALVVDGGPGTGKTVVALHRSAYLLYSDPRLGHRRGGVLFVGPHQPYLGYVADVLPSLGEEGVQTCTLRDLVAEGAAAGAEADPEVARLKSSRNLVAAIDAAARFYEEPPTKGMTVTTHWSDIQLTADDWAVAFEAAEPGTPHNEARDQVREELLTILVDKHEGDVSDDMLRKSLLKNRELLTTFDRAWPLLEAADVVGDLWSVPAYLRRCAPWLSADEVSRLQREDAQAWTVSDLPFLDAARQRLGDPEASRRSRRHQAALAADREHMDKVIDTLLRADDDGEGAVTMLHGKDLQEALVDNSAAPGTEPDLLAGPFAHIVVDEAQELTDAEWQMLLIRCPSGSFTIVGDRAQARHGFTESWQERLERIGLDRINLATLSINYRTPEEIMAAAEPVIRAALPDANVPASIRSSGVPVVHGSASDLTSVLDTWLAAHADGIACVIGDPTFRPTPRVRSLAPELTKGLEFDLVVLIDPETFGEGIEGTVDRYVAMTRATQQLVVLTSP, from the coding sequence GTGAACCCCCTGACCACCAGCGCGTTCGACCTTCCCGACCGCCTCTCCGCCAAGGCCGACCCAACACTGATCGCAGGCGACGAGCAGCACTTCGCCGCCATCGCGAAGTGCCTCGACGAGTCGATCGCCGAGCTGACCGCCCGCCTCGACGCCGAGCGCAGGACGCCGGGCGGCGCGGGCCGGCAGGCGATGGACCGGGACGTGGAGATCCACCGGCTGACCGCCCGGCTGCGCGCGCTGCGCCGCTTCGGCCTGGACCTGTGCCTCGGGCACATGGTCGCCGCCGACGACCCCGAACCCCTGTACATCGGGCGGCTCGGACTCACGGACAGCTCGGGCCGCCGGCTGCTCATCGACTGGCGCTCCCCCGCGGCCGAGCCGTTCTTCGGAGCCACCCACGCCAACCCGATGGGGCTGGCCAGCCGTCGCAGGTACCGCTGGACCCGCGGCAGGATCAGCGACTACTGGGACGAGGTGTTCACCTCGGAGGGGTTCGTCGGGCACGCCGCGCTCGACGACCAGTCCGCCTTCATCGCCAGTCTGGGCAGCAACCGGTCGGCACGGATGCGGGACGTGCTCGGCACCATCCAGGCCGACCAGGACGCCATCATCCGCGCGGGGTCCCGCGGCGCTCTCGTCGTCGACGGGGGCCCGGGCACCGGGAAGACCGTCGTCGCCCTGCACCGCTCCGCGTACCTCCTGTACTCCGACCCCCGTCTCGGTCACCGCCGGGGCGGCGTGCTGTTCGTCGGTCCGCACCAGCCCTACCTGGGCTACGTCGCCGACGTCCTCCCCAGCCTCGGGGAGGAGGGCGTGCAGACCTGTACCCTTCGGGACCTCGTCGCCGAGGGGGCCGCGGCAGGGGCCGAGGCCGACCCGGAGGTGGCCCGCCTGAAGTCCTCCAGGAACCTGGTCGCGGCGATCGACGCGGCCGCGAGGTTCTACGAGGAGCCGCCCACCAAGGGGATGACGGTCACGACCCACTGGTCCGACATCCAACTGACCGCCGATGACTGGGCCGTGGCGTTCGAGGCGGCGGAACCCGGCACTCCGCACAACGAGGCGCGCGACCAGGTCCGGGAGGAACTGCTCACGATCCTGGTGGACAAGCACGAGGGCGACGTCTCGGACGACATGCTCCGCAAGTCGCTGCTGAAGAACCGGGAGCTGCTCACGACCTTCGACCGCGCGTGGCCGCTGCTCGAAGCGGCCGACGTCGTGGGAGACCTGTGGTCGGTGCCCGCCTATCTGCGCAGGTGCGCTCCCTGGCTCAGCGCCGACGAGGTGTCGCGGCTGCAACGGGAGGACGCCCAGGCGTGGACGGTGTCCGACCTGCCGTTCCTGGACGCGGCACGACAGCGGCTGGGCGACCCGGAGGCGTCACGGCGCAGCCGTCGGCACCAGGCCGCCCTCGCCGCCGACCGCGAGCACATGGACAAGGTCATCGACACCCTGCTGCGGGCGGACGACGACGGTGAGGGTGCGGTGACGATGCTGCACGGAAAGGACCTTCAGGAGGCCTTGGTCGACAACAGCGCGGCGCCCGGCACCGAACCGGACCTGCTCGCCGGCCCGTTCGCGCACATCGTCGTGGACGAGGCCCAGGAACTGACCGACGCGGAGTGGCAGATGCTGCTGATCCGCTGCCCGTCCGGGAGCTTCACCATCGTCGGGGACCGCGCCCAGGCCAGGCACGGGTTCACCGAGTCGTGGCAGGAACGGCTCGAACGGATCGGGCTCGACCGGATCAACCTGGCCACCCTCAGCATCAACTACCGGACGCCGGAAGAGATCATGGCGGCGGCCGAGCCGGTCATCCGGGCCGCGCTCCCGGACGCCAACGTGCCGGCGTCCATCCGCAGCAGCGGCGTCCCCGTCGTCCATGGATCCGCCTCGGACCTGACGTCGGTCCTGGACACCTGGCTCGCCGCACATGCCGACGGGATCGCCTGCGTCATCGGCGATCCCACGTTCCGGCCGACGCCCCGCGTCCGGTCGCTGGCCCCGGAGCTGACCAAGGGGCTCGAATTCGACCTGGTCGTCCTCATCGACCCGGAGACGTTCGGCGAGGGCATCGAAGGAACGGTCGACCGCTATGTCGCGATGACCCGGGCGACCCAGCAACTCGTCGTCCTCACGAGCCCCTGA
- a CDS encoding aldo/keto reductase, translated as MPFARLASTTTPTAHIGLGLAAVGRPGYINLHRDRDLPDERTADVLRSRTHELLDAAYAQGVRYFDAARSYGRSEEFLADWLTARPEVSDVVIGSKWGYTYTADWNVEAEAHEVKDHSLATYERQRAETAALLGDRLDLYQIHSVTADSPALTDKELHARLAALTAEGVTVGLSTSGPAQADAIRAALAVTVDGEPLFRTVQATYNALETSAGPALAEAHAAGLTVIVKEAMANGRLAGTEAPAVVREIAIEEGLGSDAVALALVLHQPWAGVVLSGAATVTQLGGNLHAAVLGLDEERRSRLDQLVEEPEAYWRHRASLPWN; from the coding sequence ATGCCCTTCGCCCGACTGGCCAGCACCACCACCCCGACCGCTCACATCGGGCTCGGCCTGGCAGCGGTCGGCAGGCCCGGTTACATCAATCTCCACCGCGACCGCGACCTGCCCGACGAGCGCACCGCCGACGTCCTGCGCTCCCGCACCCACGAACTGCTCGACGCCGCCTACGCACAGGGCGTCCGCTACTTCGACGCGGCCCGCTCCTACGGCCGCTCCGAGGAGTTCCTCGCCGACTGGCTGACGGCCCGGCCCGAGGTGAGTGACGTCGTCATCGGGAGCAAGTGGGGCTACACCTACACCGCCGACTGGAACGTCGAAGCGGAGGCGCACGAGGTCAAGGACCACAGCCTCGCCACGTACGAGCGCCAGCGCGCCGAGACCGCCGCACTGCTCGGCGACCGGCTCGACCTCTACCAGATCCACTCCGTCACCGCGGACAGCCCGGCCCTGACGGACAAGGAGCTGCACGCCCGCCTCGCCGCGCTCACCGCCGAAGGGGTCACGGTCGGCCTCTCCACCAGTGGGCCCGCGCAGGCCGACGCCATCCGGGCCGCCCTCGCCGTCACGGTCGACGGCGAGCCGCTCTTCCGTACGGTTCAGGCCACCTACAACGCACTGGAGACCTCGGCCGGCCCGGCGCTGGCCGAGGCCCACGCCGCCGGGCTCACCGTGATCGTCAAGGAAGCCATGGCCAACGGCCGGCTCGCGGGCACGGAGGCTCCCGCCGTGGTGCGGGAGATCGCGATCGAGGAGGGGCTGGGGAGCGACGCGGTGGCGCTGGCGCTCGTGCTGCACCAGCCGTGGGCCGGGGTCGTGCTCTCCGGCGCCGCGACCGTCACCCAGCTCGGAGGCAACCTCCACGCGGCCGTCCTCGGCCTCGACGAGGAGCGGCGTTCCCGGCTGGACCAACTGGTGGAGGAGCCGGAGGCGTACTGGCGGCACCGCGCTTCGCTGCCGTGGAACTGA
- the argH gene encoding argininosuccinate lyase, translating to MSNDNSDVRLWGARFADGPAEALARLSASVHFDWRLAPYDIAGSRAHARVLNKAGLLTEDELKRMTAGLDQLAADVADGTFTGTIADEDVHTALERGLLERLGPDLGGKLRAGRSRNDQIATLFRMYLRDHARIIGGLVAELQDALVGLAEAHPDVAMPGRTHLQHAQPVLFAHHVLAHVQSLSRDAERLRQWDERTAVSPYGSGALAGSSLGLDPEAVAADLGFERGSVANSIDGTASRDFAAEFAFITAMIGVNLSRIAEEIIIWNTKEFSFVTLHDAFSTGSSIMPQKKNPDIAELARGKSGRLIGNLTGLMATLKALPLAYNRDLQEDKEPVFDSCDQLEVLLPAFTGMMATLTVNRARMEELAPAGFSLATDIAEWLVKQGVPFRVAHEVAGSCVKECERHGIELDELTDEQFAKISEHLTPEVRTVLDVAGALASRDGRGGTAPSAVAIQLAEVKTDLATQHAWAAARR from the coding sequence GTGAGCAACGACAACAGCGACGTACGCCTCTGGGGCGCCCGGTTCGCGGACGGTCCGGCCGAGGCGCTGGCCAGACTGTCCGCGTCCGTCCACTTCGACTGGCGCCTCGCGCCGTACGACATCGCCGGATCCCGCGCCCACGCGCGTGTCCTCAACAAGGCGGGTCTGCTCACCGAGGACGAGCTGAAGCGGATGACCGCCGGCCTCGACCAGCTGGCGGCGGATGTCGCCGACGGTACGTTCACCGGCACCATCGCCGACGAGGACGTCCACACCGCCCTTGAGCGCGGACTGCTGGAGCGGCTCGGCCCCGACCTCGGCGGCAAGCTGCGGGCCGGACGCTCCCGCAACGACCAGATCGCCACGCTCTTCCGGATGTACCTGCGCGACCACGCCCGGATCATCGGCGGCCTCGTCGCCGAGCTGCAGGACGCCCTGGTCGGCCTCGCCGAGGCCCACCCGGACGTGGCGATGCCCGGCCGTACGCACCTCCAGCACGCCCAGCCGGTGCTCTTCGCCCACCACGTCCTGGCCCATGTGCAGTCCCTGTCCCGGGACGCCGAGCGGCTGCGGCAGTGGGACGAGCGGACGGCCGTCTCGCCGTACGGTTCGGGCGCGCTCGCGGGTTCGTCGCTCGGCCTCGACCCGGAGGCGGTCGCGGCCGACCTCGGCTTCGAGCGCGGGTCGGTGGCCAACTCCATCGACGGCACGGCCTCGCGGGACTTCGCCGCGGAGTTCGCGTTCATCACCGCGATGATCGGCGTCAACCTCTCCCGGATCGCCGAGGAGATCATCATCTGGAACACGAAGGAGTTCTCCTTCGTCACCCTGCACGACGCGTTCTCCACCGGCTCCTCGATCATGCCGCAGAAGAAGAACCCCGACATCGCCGAACTGGCACGGGGCAAGTCGGGACGGCTCATCGGCAACCTCACCGGGCTGATGGCCACGCTGAAGGCCCTGCCGCTCGCGTACAACCGCGACCTCCAGGAGGACAAGGAGCCGGTCTTCGACTCCTGTGACCAGCTCGAAGTCCTGCTGCCCGCCTTCACCGGCATGATGGCCACGCTCACCGTCAACCGCGCGCGCATGGAGGAATTGGCCCCGGCCGGTTTCTCGCTCGCCACGGACATCGCCGAGTGGCTGGTCAAGCAGGGTGTGCCGTTCCGGGTCGCCCACGAGGTCGCCGGCAGTTGCGTCAAGGAGTGCGAGCGGCACGGCATCGAGCTCGACGAGCTCACCGACGAGCAGTTCGCGAAGATCTCCGAGCACCTCACCCCCGAGGTCCGCACGGTCCTCGACGTGGCCGGAGCGCTGGCCTCCCGCGACGGCCGCGGCGGCACCGCGCCCTCCGCGGTCGCCATCCAGCTGGCCGAGGTCAAGACGGACCTCGCGACGCAGCACGCCTGGGCCGCGGCCCGCAGGTAG
- a CDS encoding argininosuccinate synthase, whose protein sequence is MTERVVLAYSGGLDTSVAIGWIAEETGAEVIAVAVDVGQGGEDLDVIRKRALACGAVEAEVADAKDEFAEEYCLPAIKANALYMDRYPLVSALSRPAIVKHLVAAADKHGASVVAHGCTGKGNDQVRFEAGISALGPDLKCIAPVRDYAMTRDKAIAFCEAENLPIATTKKSPYSIDQNVFGRAVETGFLEDIWNAPIEDIYEYTQNPATPREADEVVISFKEGVPVALDGKPVTVLQAIQQLNERAGGQGIGRIDMVEDRLVGIKSREVYEAPGAIALITAHQELENVTVERELARYKRQVEQRWGEMVYDGLWFSPLKRALDGFINEANQHVTGDVRMTLHAGRAVVTGRRSSESLYDFNLATYDSGDTFDQSKAQGFIEIFGLSSKIAAKRDLG, encoded by the coding sequence GTGACCGAGCGCGTCGTACTCGCATACTCGGGTGGTCTGGACACCTCCGTCGCCATCGGCTGGATCGCCGAGGAGACGGGTGCCGAGGTCATCGCCGTCGCGGTGGACGTCGGCCAGGGCGGCGAGGACCTGGACGTCATCCGCAAGCGCGCCCTCGCCTGCGGTGCGGTCGAGGCCGAAGTCGCTGACGCGAAGGACGAGTTCGCCGAGGAGTACTGCCTCCCGGCGATCAAGGCCAACGCCCTCTACATGGACCGCTACCCGCTCGTCTCGGCACTCTCCCGGCCGGCCATCGTCAAGCACCTGGTCGCCGCCGCCGACAAGCACGGCGCGAGCGTCGTCGCCCACGGCTGCACCGGCAAGGGCAACGACCAGGTCCGCTTCGAGGCCGGTATCTCCGCGCTGGGCCCCGACCTGAAGTGCATCGCCCCGGTCCGCGACTATGCGATGACCCGGGACAAGGCGATCGCCTTCTGCGAGGCGGAGAACCTTCCGATCGCGACCACCAAGAAGTCCCCGTACTCCATCGACCAGAACGTCTTCGGGCGCGCGGTCGAGACGGGCTTCCTGGAGGACATCTGGAACGCGCCGATCGAGGACATCTACGAGTACACCCAGAACCCCGCCACCCCGCGCGAGGCCGACGAGGTCGTCATCTCCTTCAAGGAAGGCGTACCGGTCGCCCTCGACGGCAAGCCCGTCACCGTGCTCCAGGCCATCCAGCAGCTCAACGAGCGGGCCGGCGGCCAGGGCATCGGCCGGATCGACATGGTCGAGGACCGGCTCGTGGGCATCAAGTCCCGCGAGGTGTACGAGGCGCCGGGCGCCATCGCGCTGATCACCGCCCATCAGGAGCTGGAGAACGTCACCGTCGAGCGCGAACTGGCCCGCTACAAGCGGCAGGTCGAGCAGCGCTGGGGCGAGATGGTCTACGACGGCCTGTGGTTCTCCCCGCTCAAGCGCGCCCTGGACGGCTTCATCAACGAGGCCAACCAGCACGTCACCGGCGACGTCCGGATGACCCTGCACGCGGGCCGCGCCGTCGTCACCGGCCGGCGGTCCAGCGAGTCGCTGTACGACTTCAACCTCGCCACCTACGACTCCGGCGACACCTTCGACCAGTCCAAGGCGCAGGGCTTCATCGAGATCTTCGGCCTCTCGTCGAAGATCGCCGCCAAGCGTGACCTGGGCTGA